The window GATAGTGTCGGGCAATTAAAAACCCGTGTTCAAGCTTTCTTGGAAACTATGGAGGAGGTATGAGGCAATGGCAGAAATGAGAAAAGATTTGCAAAGGGTTCATGAATATCATGAAAGATTGACTGGATTAATAAAAATGCTTGAATCTGCACCAGCCGAACAGCAAAATCCTGTACTGATTAATCTTTTGAAATTGGTACTTAGTTATAATGAAAACATTATTGATGCAGCTGAGCAGCATAAGCCCCTGGCATGCACCTGGTACGGAAATGCCTGCGAAATTCTTGCCGGAATGGGGATTGCCTATTATAATCCCGTATTTGATCTGATGATGCATCTTGATTTTACAGATTATAAAGATGCAAAAGAATGCGATCGTTTTCCGCTTGACGATAAGATGTGTTCCCTTGTCCGTTATGCGGTGTATTCTGTTTATAATCAATTACATCCAAAACCGGATTGCTTTATTGCGATGATGGAGCCATGTGATGGGCAAATTATGCTGCATCAGGCCTTTCAGCAAAATGAAGAATGGAAAAATGTACCGAACTTTGCGATTGACCCGAGTTATGGACATACCGATAAGGATTTTCAATATGTTGCTAAACAGCTTAAAGAAATGATTGCATTCTTAGAAAAAACAACGGGGGCGAAATACGAATTTGAAAAAGTTCGTGCTCTGGTTGAAGAAACCAACCGGCAATATGAAGTCTGGGCACAAGTCAATGAACTGAAACAAGCTCGTCCCTGTCCAATCGGCTCTTTTATTACGGATGATGTGTTCTGGGCTCTGACACAACATTTGCCGGCTGGTGATCCGCGGGCAACAGCGCTGATGACTGCTGTTCGTGATATGTTAAAAGGTGCGGTAGCCGCGGGCAAAGGTGCACTGGAACATGAACAAATCCGTGTTTTATGGCCGGACTTATCACCGCTTTGGGGACAAAAGTTAGGTAAATGGTTAGAAGATGAATGGAATGGTGTTTTTGTTATGTCTTTCCAGGGATATACACCCTATGAAAAAATTGACACCTCCACGGAAGAAAGTATGTTGTTTGGCTTAGCACGGCGTGCTGTTGCTGAAGTGCCGATGATTCGTCAGGGACGCGGCTGGGTTGATGTTATGATTGATGATGTAACGGATATAATTAATACCTATAGTATTAACTGCGTAATTGACGGCGGGCATATGGGGCATAAGGATCAGTCGGGCTCTAAGTATTTCCTGCGGAAAGTATGCCGCGATATGGATGTACCTCTTTTGGGGCTGACAACCAGTTTATTTGATGAACGCTATACTCCACTTGACCAACTGAAAAAGGACATTTCCAATTTCTTAAGTGCCGCCGGTTTTAAACGGGCAAAAGATATGTAACGAGGAGGATATACATGTTTGTTGCAGGGTGTGATATTGGTTCTACAACCGGTAAGGTCGTTATATTAAAAGATGATCAAATGATAGCATGGTCTATTGCTCGTACTGCCCATGGACCAGAAGCCACTGCCCAGCAAGTCATGAAAGAGGCTTTAACGCAAGCAGGGCTTGATTCGATGGATGCCCTTTCCTATATTATCGGTACAGGC is drawn from Veillonellales bacterium and contains these coding sequences:
- a CDS encoding 2-hydroxyacyl-CoA dehydratase family protein; the protein is MAEMRKDLQRVHEYHERLTGLIKMLESAPAEQQNPVLINLLKLVLSYNENIIDAAEQHKPLACTWYGNACEILAGMGIAYYNPVFDLMMHLDFTDYKDAKECDRFPLDDKMCSLVRYAVYSVYNQLHPKPDCFIAMMEPCDGQIMLHQAFQQNEEWKNVPNFAIDPSYGHTDKDFQYVAKQLKEMIAFLEKTTGAKYEFEKVRALVEETNRQYEVWAQVNELKQARPCPIGSFITDDVFWALTQHLPAGDPRATALMTAVRDMLKGAVAAGKGALEHEQIRVLWPDLSPLWGQKLGKWLEDEWNGVFVMSFQGYTPYEKIDTSTEESMLFGLARRAVAEVPMIRQGRGWVDVMIDDVTDIINTYSINCVIDGGHMGHKDQSGSKYFLRKVCRDMDVPLLGLTTSLFDERYTPLDQLKKDISNFLSAAGFKRAKDM